From the Maioricimonas rarisocia genome, one window contains:
- a CDS encoding trypsin-like peptidase domain-containing protein: MAVQWYLLKEETVSGPLSRDSLRKLATSGRIQADDQVRKGKEGVWAAAGDVPWLERALNGDSSEEIAELPPLPSRRRRKPASKPPASKQQDGLPRSVILACSAGAAMVLMVIVGTVLLSRGGETGEPEIAAAADVEPESSVPVVEQTETLPGGDVSEQDMLSEEDAQDSGDAADDAETDESEGEHLAAIDHDQPKDSPEEPNGPMAPDEPPVAAADPDPAVEPPDLSDVAPEPVVPPVPKEKKHITDDEIRDFDGEIRHARRARDAFARYTAFSQSYIFTEQQQEAVAAELELWKQRAEDDLYRLGSDWVTLAEVESARKEANELIQQAGERIGEVKLSEAVELLEEANRANPNGIKAAYVLGLLYSLPFAGINGPEKAERYFQIVLRRHPDHAAALNSLAIAQVKQRQYGPAIANWERVADQLGNPPEVVQNVGRFLHLVQTDRLAANDPIQQRFEDLQGELAARVRGASFEAGTGWLHMIPVFPADERGVDQQAEPVAETHDDLVACFFGTGFVIAPEFVLTNRHVVYDDDLGVADAVGVPATEEGGQDRLGHVAAVSKTTDLALVRIPGLDRTPLRLRRDAVGLATDVMILGYPRGDLLGRGLKATRGIVSAIPDVTRQNVGDYYLFDASADHGNSGGPVLDREGQVIALLTMGYTEGARLTGGIPSPEAWDFAEEHIADLEHVHEEVNVKAYDDWAAMTGAVAPSVLHLTCYYRAGVPTLQASRANQASGASIFEDRTCPRCIGRSRLTCRRRGCAGGTVSEKYYVTRQVGVPPKVRLVQVARFRKKRCGGCGGAGHVDCPDCSNGFDRALR; this comes from the coding sequence ATGGCTGTGCAATGGTACCTGCTGAAAGAAGAAACGGTTTCAGGACCCCTGTCGCGTGACAGTCTCCGAAAGCTGGCGACGAGTGGACGTATTCAGGCGGACGACCAGGTTCGCAAGGGGAAGGAGGGGGTCTGGGCGGCCGCAGGGGACGTACCGTGGCTTGAGCGGGCACTGAACGGTGATTCTTCCGAGGAGATCGCCGAGTTGCCGCCTCTCCCATCTCGACGCCGTCGAAAGCCCGCATCCAAACCGCCGGCGAGCAAGCAGCAGGATGGTTTGCCTCGAAGCGTCATCCTCGCCTGTTCTGCGGGTGCAGCAATGGTGCTGATGGTGATTGTTGGGACGGTGCTCCTCAGCCGTGGCGGGGAAACCGGGGAACCGGAAATTGCGGCGGCAGCTGACGTGGAGCCGGAATCATCGGTTCCGGTCGTCGAACAGACGGAGACTCTGCCGGGAGGCGATGTGTCCGAACAGGACATGCTATCGGAAGAGGATGCGCAGGATTCAGGAGACGCCGCGGACGATGCGGAGACCGACGAATCGGAGGGTGAGCATCTGGCGGCAATCGACCACGATCAGCCGAAGGATTCTCCGGAAGAACCGAACGGTCCGATGGCTCCTGATGAGCCCCCGGTGGCCGCCGCAGACCCCGATCCTGCTGTCGAGCCACCCGATCTTTCCGATGTCGCGCCCGAGCCGGTCGTGCCTCCAGTTCCCAAGGAAAAGAAACACATCACGGACGACGAGATTCGTGATTTCGATGGCGAGATCCGTCACGCCCGTCGTGCCCGGGACGCGTTTGCCCGTTATACCGCGTTCTCGCAGAGTTACATCTTCACGGAGCAGCAACAGGAAGCCGTCGCTGCCGAACTGGAACTATGGAAACAACGGGCGGAGGATGATCTCTACCGGCTTGGCAGCGACTGGGTGACTCTGGCCGAAGTGGAATCTGCACGGAAGGAAGCAAACGAACTGATTCAGCAGGCCGGGGAACGGATCGGCGAAGTCAAGTTGAGCGAGGCGGTCGAGCTCCTCGAAGAAGCGAACCGCGCCAATCCCAACGGCATCAAGGCCGCGTACGTCCTGGGCTTGCTGTACTCGCTTCCATTTGCCGGAATCAATGGTCCCGAGAAGGCCGAGCGGTACTTCCAGATCGTCCTGAGGAGGCACCCCGATCACGCGGCTGCCCTCAACAGTCTTGCGATCGCTCAGGTCAAGCAGAGACAGTACGGTCCCGCCATCGCCAACTGGGAACGGGTCGCTGATCAGTTGGGCAACCCGCCGGAAGTCGTACAGAACGTCGGCCGCTTCCTGCATCTGGTCCAGACGGATCGCCTCGCGGCGAATGACCCCATCCAGCAGCGGTTTGAGGATCTGCAGGGTGAACTGGCTGCACGTGTCCGCGGTGCCAGTTTCGAGGCGGGCACGGGCTGGCTTCACATGATCCCGGTTTTCCCCGCGGATGAGCGGGGCGTCGATCAGCAAGCGGAACCAGTCGCCGAGACGCACGACGATCTTGTCGCATGTTTCTTTGGAACGGGTTTCGTCATTGCGCCGGAGTTCGTACTGACCAATCGTCACGTGGTCTACGATGACGACCTGGGCGTCGCAGATGCTGTGGGAGTCCCCGCCACGGAGGAGGGTGGGCAGGACCGACTCGGACACGTCGCTGCGGTTTCGAAGACGACGGACCTCGCGCTGGTTCGGATTCCCGGACTCGACCGCACTCCGCTACGACTGCGCAGGGACGCGGTCGGACTGGCTACCGACGTGATGATCCTCGGGTACCCTCGCGGCGATCTTCTCGGCAGAGGACTGAAGGCAACGCGGGGGATCGTCTCGGCGATTCCGGATGTCACGCGGCAGAACGTTGGCGACTACTATCTTTTCGACGCTTCAGCCGATCATGGAAACAGCGGAGGGCCGGTGCTGGATCGGGAGGGGCAGGTGATCGCCCTGCTGACGATGGGCTATACCGAAGGGGCGCGTCTGACAGGCGGCATTCCCTCGCCCGAGGCGTGGGACTTTGCGGAAGAGCACATCGCGGATCTCGAACATGTCCACGAAGAGGTCAACGTCAAAGCGTACGATGACTGGGCCGCCATGACCGGAGCGGTCGCTCCGTCGGTTCTGCATCTGACGTGTTACTATCGGGCCGGCGTACCGACACTGCAGGCGTCCCGAGCCAACCAGGCGTCCGGCGCGAGCATCTTCGAGGACAGGACATGTCCGCGATGCATCGGCCGTTCGCGACTGACCTGCCGCCGCCGCGGCTGCGCCGGGGGGACGGTCTCCGAGAAGTACTACGTCACGCGACAGGTCGGTGTGCCTCCGAAAGTGCGTCTCGTTCAGGTCGCGCGTTTCCGCAAGAAACGCTGCGGTGGCTGCGGCGGCGCCGGTCACGTTGACTGTCCCGACTGTTCGAACGGCTTCGACCGGGCGCTGCGGTAG